One Candidatus Binatia bacterium genomic window, GGGTTCGGCGCTCCGCATCGAGTCAAGCATCTCCTGCGTCATGCGAAGGTCGAAAAGAGTATCGACAAGCAGGGATTCCCCGCTATCGACGATCAGGCCTGCATTGCTCCAGCCCCACGTGCCATCCGGAGCGAGCCATGCGTAGGAGCCATTGCCGAGGTCATGGAGTCCTTTTTGATATTCCCATCGCATCGCGGCAGCCTAGAAGGTCACGAGAGGGGAGACAAGTCCGGCAGTTCTCGGCGACTATTCGTCGGTGCCCGCCTGAATTTCGCGCATCTTTTTTTCGAGCCATAGCGCGTGAGCATCGCCGCTCCAGGCGCGATGGTCCCCGTTGCGATACGCTTCGGCGTTGCGGTGGTAGTACCAGGCATTCATGCGGTTGGCGTGCGTGCTGTCTCTTGTGGCCAGCAGTTTTGCGGGGACACCACCGATAATGGAATAGGGCGGAAATTCCTTTCCCTCGGTCACCAGAGCCCCACCTGCGACAATCGAGCCCTCGCCAATTACTGCTCCGTCCATGATCACCGCATTGATCCCGATCAGGCAATTTTTGCCAATCGTGCAGCCATGAATCGTTGTATGATGCGTGATCGAGCAGAAATCGCCAATGATCGTCGGGCTGGCGTAACCGATATGTGCCATTACGAAGTCCTGAAGGTTCGTCATGCGACCGATAGAGATATGATGGCTTTCGGCCCGTAATACCGAGTTGTACCAAACAGAGGCCCCGGCCGAGATGTGGATTTTTCCGAACATTTGCACGGACGGGGCGATCCACGCTTCGGGATCCACGATCGGGCTGTTGCCCTCGTTTTCATTTGTCACGGTAATGGCTCCTGATTGTTTCGATCAAGCCTGCATCGGCGGGGTTTCAGCGAGTCCGACGCCCTCGTGTTCCGCGAGGATTCGCTCGAGAAAATTGACTCCCTGCGATACGAGAACGGGTCGACCGACATGGTCGTAGACCAGCTTGCTCAACCGCGAGTGTCCAACCATTTCTGGTTTGAAATCTCCGGTCGCCCAACGTGCCACCGAGAACGTCAGCGGTGATAGGCGAAGCTCGACTTTGTATTCGCTTGCCAGACGGTGTTTGAGGACATCGAATTGCAGCGGTCCGACCGCGCCCAAAATTGTAGCTCCGGCACCCTCGGGGTCAGAAAAAATCTGGATCGCTCCCTCATGAGCCAGTTGATCGAGGCCTTTTTGCAAGGCTTTTCGCTTGGAGACCAAGCCCAATTCGACGCGCATGAAATGTTCGGGTGCGAAGGTCGGTAATTCGGGAAAGTCGAAATCGCCGCTCGCGCAAATCGTATCGCCAATCTGGAGAAAGCCTGGGTCGAACAGGCCGACGACGTCACCCGGGTAGGCTTCCTCGACGCCCTCCCGACCCCGACCCATCAGTAGTGTCGATTTGCTCAATCGCATCGTCTTGCCGCTTCGCCGGTGGACGGCCTGAACCCCTTGCTCGAATTTTCCGGAGCAAATGCGAATGAAAGCAATGCGGTCTCGGTGGCCAGGGTCCATATTCGCTTGAATCTTGAAAACGAAGCCGGAGAACCCTCCAGTCGTCGGGTCGACCTCTTCGGCAGACATCGCACGTCGAGCCAAGGGCTGAGGGGCGAGTTCCACGAAGCGATCAAGAAAGGGTTTCAATCCGAAATTGGTCAGAGCGCTGCCGAAAAAAACAGGCGTTTGTTGGCCGCGACGGATACGGCCCTCGTCGAATTCGGTGCCAGCGCCTTCGAGCAGTTCGAGCCCTTCCATGACGCTCTCCGAGAGATGCCCCAGGGCTTTCTGGATTTCTTCGCTCTCGGGTTCGCCGTCTACGGACTGCTGGTCGACGGTTGTGGTTCCGTGGTTTCCTCCGGAGAACAAATCGAGACGACGGGACAGCCGATCGTAGGTGCCGCGAAATTCCTTGCCTGCGCCAACAGGCCAATTGACCGGCACGGATTCGATGCCCAGAACATCTTCGATTTCACTGAGCAGATCGAGGGGGTCCTGCCCGTGGCGATCCATCTTATTGATGAAAGTGAAGATGGGGATTTTGCGCATCCGGCAGACTTCGAAGAGTCGTCGGGTTTGGGCTTCCACGCCCTTGGCCGCGTCAATCAACATGACCGCGCTGTCGGCGGCTATCAACGTCCGGTAGGTGTCTTCGCTGAAATCGCGATGGCCCGGGGTGTCGAGGATATTGATCCTGATGCCCGCGTAATCTGCGTGCATGACGGAACTCGAGACGGAAATTCCGCGCTGTTTTTCGATCTCCAGCCAGTCGCTGGTCGCATGCTTGCTTGCTTTTTGGGCTCGGACGGCGCCAGCCTCCCGCACGGCTCCCCCGAAAAGCAGGATTTTTTCGGTGAGGGTCGTTTTGCCGGCATCCGGGTGGGAGATGATGGCAAACGTACGTCGGCGCAGGATTTCCTGAGTAATCTGGTTCTCGAGAACGTTCACAACTCGAGGGGAGATACTGGACTGGAGCAGTCGGCGAAAGGGCGGCGGCTGTATTGTCGGTAAACGCCCCCTTAGACCCACATTGCATCGGGAATCGACGAGATCTTGCGATCGCTCCGGGTTTTTTTGCCAGAATCTATGCGCTATGCGCAAAAATGAAGGGTTAGGGGATGAAATATAAATGACGACTCGAAGCGAATCCGGGGGTAGACGTCGAACCAGACATGACGAAGGGAAAAATTGCGTTCGAAGGCGAGGAGCAAGTGTCTGACCGGCGAATATACTCGGCGGCCTGTGAGCGAAACCGAGAGGCTTTGTTGGATGTGCTCCGTCGAGTTTTTCCGCATGAGGGGCGCGTGATCGAGATCGCGGCCGGCACAGGCATGCACGCGTTACATTTTTCACGCAATCTTCCGGATCTGCAGTGGGTGCCCACCGATCCGGACAGCGAAGCACGAGAGAGTATTGAGGCCTGGCGTCAGGACGCGGGCTTGGCCAACTTGGAACCGGCTCAGGAGCTGGACACTCGCGAAGAGCCATGGGGCGTCGGCGAGGCGGATGCCATCTTATGTTCGAACATGATTCATATAGCCCCCTGGGAGAGCTGCATCGGCCTATTTCGCGGTGCGGATCGGATCCT contains:
- a CDS encoding gamma carbonic anhydrase family protein; this encodes MTNENEGNSPIVDPEAWIAPSVQMFGKIHISAGASVWYNSVLRAESHHISIGRMTNLQDFVMAHIGYASPTIIGDFCSITHHTTIHGCTIGKNCLIGINAVIMDGAVIGEGSIVAGGALVTEGKEFPPYSIIGGVPAKLLATRDSTHANRMNAWYYHRNAEAYRNGDHRAWSGDAHALWLEKKMREIQAGTDE
- a CDS encoding peptide chain release factor 3 codes for the protein MNVLENQITQEILRRRTFAIISHPDAGKTTLTEKILLFGGAVREAGAVRAQKASKHATSDWLEIEKQRGISVSSSVMHADYAGIRINILDTPGHRDFSEDTYRTLIAADSAVMLIDAAKGVEAQTRRLFEVCRMRKIPIFTFINKMDRHGQDPLDLLSEIEDVLGIESVPVNWPVGAGKEFRGTYDRLSRRLDLFSGGNHGTTTVDQQSVDGEPESEEIQKALGHLSESVMEGLELLEGAGTEFDEGRIRRGQQTPVFFGSALTNFGLKPFLDRFVELAPQPLARRAMSAEEVDPTTGGFSGFVFKIQANMDPGHRDRIAFIRICSGKFEQGVQAVHRRSGKTMRLSKSTLLMGRGREGVEEAYPGDVVGLFDPGFLQIGDTICASGDFDFPELPTFAPEHFMRVELGLVSKRKALQKGLDQLAHEGAIQIFSDPEGAGATILGAVGPLQFDVLKHRLASEYKVELRLSPLTFSVARWATGDFKPEMVGHSRLSKLVYDHVGRPVLVSQGVNFLERILAEHEGVGLAETPPMQA
- a CDS encoding DUF938 domain-containing protein, coding for MTKGKIAFEGEEQVSDRRIYSAACERNREALLDVLRRVFPHEGRVIEIAAGTGMHALHFSRNLPDLQWVPTDPDSEARESIEAWRQDAGLANLEPAQELDTREEPWGVGEADAILCSNMIHIAPWESCIGLFRGADRILRDGGVVVTYGPYRFPGREPVPSNENFDVSLRFRNPEWGVRSIDDVTKVARDWGFSRLETVPMPANNHSVVWRRS